The window GTTGACGAAACTATTCAACATTTCGCTGAAAAAGCTGCATATGAAGCTTTGGTAAAAAACAAAGCAAAACATGCATCAATTATTGTTATGCAACCTAAAACAGGTGATATATTAGCTATGGCTACTAAACCTGATTATAATCCAAATGATAAAAATACTTTATTATACAATCCGGATAGACCGTGGGAAATTTTATCTGATGAAGAGCAGAAGATTTGGAATGAAAAACCGTGGAGTGAAAAAAGTCAACAAATCTTCGATTCTTGGAGAAATTTTCCTATAAATGATAACTATGAACCGGGTTCTACTTTTAAAATAATTACAGCTGCTGCTGGGTTAGAAGAGAACGTTGTAAATAAGGATAGTAAATTCTATTGTGATGGTTATGTCAGACAGGTTAAAAGCTATAAACCAATAAAATGTTGGAGATATTACAACCCGCATGGTAGTCAAAATTTTGTCGAAGGTGCTCAAAATTCGTGCAATGAAGTTTTTGTAGAGGTTGGCCTTAGAGTTGGTGCTGAGAAAATGTATGATTATTTAAAAGCATTTGGTTTTGGCAAAAAAACAGGAATAGAGCTGACAGGTGAGCAATATGGTATAGCACCATCTAGTGCCAAAAATATTAAAGAAGTTAATTTGGCTACTATTTCTTTTGGTCAGGGTATTGCTGTTACTCCTATACAGCTTGTAACAGCTGTTAGTGCTGTAGCTAATGGCGGTAATCTTATGAAGCCAAGGATAGTAAAGCAAATGGTTGATGATGAAGGGAATGTTATAAAAGAAAATAAAACAGAAGTTGTTAGAAAAGTTTTATCTAAAGAAACCTCTGAAACAATGCTAGAAATATTAGAAAGTGTTGTTTCTAATGGTACTGGTAAGAAAGCATATGTTAAAGGGTATCATGTAGGAGGTAAAACTGGAACAGCGCAAAAAGTAATAGATGGAAGATACGCTTCTGGTAAATATATAGCATCATTTATGGCTATTGCTCCTTCATATGATCCTCAAATATGTGTCTTGGTAATTATTGACGAACCAACAAATGGTATTTATTATGGAGGTCAAATAGCTGCACCTGTAGCGGGTGCTATTGTAGAGGATACTTTAAAATATCTTGATATTAAACCTGAGTATAATGAAAAAGAAAGAGAAGAAGTTAATAAAAATAACGTTGTTGTTCCGGATGTTAGGAACAAGTCTATCACAGAAGCTGGTAAAACACTAGGAACAAAAGGTCTTGATTATAGTACTGATGCTTATGATGTACAAAAAGATGATTTGGTTTTGGATCAATATCCATTACCAGGTACTACAGTTAAGAAGGGATATATGATTGAATTATATGTTAATAAAAAACATAATGATTAAATTTTATATGTATTTATGTTATAATGAATTTGTTTGTATATAGAATTTAATATGTCGGCAGCTTTGTGATTGTATTGATAAAGTTGCCTTTTAAAAATCAATGATAATGTCAATAATTACATGCAAAGGTATATATTATAAAAATAGATAAAGAAATGTTACATCTTGCATTTAGAATATTTTATGTTCAAAACAAACTTTAGATGTTGCGATTTTTTATAGAATTATTTACCCTGAATTAATATTTTCTTTATTATAATTATTTAAAAAATTGGGATTTATATATATAATATATATGATAATATAGAATTGACATATTTAATAAAAAATCAGAAAAGTATTATTAGACATATTTAACATGAGAGGAGATTAAACTATGATAGAATACAAAGATATAATAAGAACAGTAATTATATCTTTTGCTATAATGCTAATATTAGGACCTTTGATTATACCACTTTTAAGACGATTAAAGGTTGGACAGAGTATCAGAGAGGAAGGACCAAAGAGGCATCTTGCAAAAAGTGGGACACCTACTATGGGTGGAATAATGATCCTTATAGCTTTGATTGCTACGACATTATCTTCCGGAATACATAACAAAGATTTAATGGTAGTATTAATATTTACATTAGCAAATGGTTTTTTGGGTTTTATTGATGATTTTATAAAGGTAGTTTTAAAAAGAAATTTAGGCTTAAAAGCTTATCAAAAACTTTTAGGGCAAATACTTATTGCTGTAGCGTTAGCTATTTATCAATCACATAATTCTATAATAGGTACAAAAATATTTATACCTTTTACAGACAATTATCTGATCGATTTAGGACCGTTATATGTACCATTTATTGTATTTGTTGTAGTAGGAACTGTTAATAGTGTTAATCTTACAGATGGCTTAGATGGTTTGGCCTCTGGAGTCACATTAATTGTTATGTCGTTCTTTAGCTTAATATCTTTAAAATTAGGTTATTATAGTTTAGCAATTTTTGCTTCAGCATTGACGGGTGCATGTTTAGGATTTTTAAGATATAACGGGTATCCAGCAAAAGTATTTATGGGTGATTTAGGAAGTCTTTCTTTAGGTGGAGCTGTTGCAGGAATAGCAGTTATACTTAATTTATCGCTTATTTTACCAATAGTTGGAGGTATATATTTTGCAGAAGCATTATCTGTAATTATACAAGTTATTTCTTTTAAAACAACAGGTAAAAGAGTATTTAGGATGAGTCCCTTACATCATCATTATGAATTAAAGGGTTGGTCAGAGATTAAAGTTGTAGTTGTTTTTTGGTCTGTGACAGCAATTTTGTGTATTATTGGTGTCTATGGGTTAGGATATTTAATTTAATAGCTAAGTAGAGGTGATTATGGTGTTGAAAAATAAAACAGTACTTGTTTTAGGTTTGGGGATAACAGGTGTTTCAAGTGCTAAAGCATTAAGTAGTTTAAAAGCAAAAGTAGTAGTATGTGACAATAAAACTAAAGATCAGTTAACAAAATATATAGATGAATTAAAAGATTATGAAATATGTTACAAACTAGGTGGAATGGATATAGAGCTAGAGGATATAGATTTGATTGTAAAAAGTCCAGGAGTTCCATTAGATGTAGAGGTATTAAAAAAAGCTTATGAAAAAGGCATAGAAGTAGTTACCGATATAGAGCTTGCTTATAGACTTTGCAATAATAAATTTATAGCAATAAGTGGTACAAATGGAAAAACAACGACTACGGCTTTGCTTGGAAAAATATTAAAGAATAATAATATGAATGTGCATGTAACAGGAAATATTGGAGTGGGCATATTGTGGGAAATTGTTAACTCAAATGATGATGATATTTTTGTCATAGAAGCAAGTAGTTTTCAACTTGAAAATACTAAAAGCTTTAAGCCAAAAGTAAGTGTATTGACTAATATTACTCCTGATCATATTAATTGGCATAAAAGTTTTGACAATTATGTAAAGGCAAAAAAGAAGATATATAAAAATCAAGATTCAGATGACTATACAGTTTTAAATTATAATGATGCTATTCTTAATAAAGCTAAAGAAGAAATAAAATCTAATATTATATTTTTTAGTTCTACAGAAAAACTTGATGAAGGTGTATATATTGATGGAGAATATATTGTAATTAATATGAATGGAAACTATCAAAGAGTTATGAAATATAAAGACATTCGAATGATTGGTAAGCATAATCTTGAAAATTCATTAGCTGCAATTTGTGTAGCTTGGGCAATAGGTGTAGACTTTGAGATTATTGCAGAGACTTTAAGGGAATTTAAAGGGATTGAACATAGATTCGAAGAAGTTGCATGTATAAATGGAGCAAAATATTATAATGATTCAAAAGGAACAAATCCTGATTCATCTATTAGCGCTTTGGAAGCTTTAAATAAGCCTATAATTCTTATTGCAGGGGGTTATGATAAGGGTTCTGATTTTGAAGCTTTTATTAAAGCGTTTGATGGAAAAGTAGAAGCACTAATATTATTAGGTGAAACTGCAAAACAAATACAAAATACTGCAATAAATTTAGGTTTTGATAATATATATAAAGTAAGGGATATGTGTGAAGCAGTTAATACTGCTTATACATTAAGTAGAGAAGGTTCTAATGTTTTGTTGTCTCCAGCATGTGCTAGTTGGGATATGTATGACAATTTCGAAATAAGAGGCACACATTTCAAAAAATGTGTTGAAGATTTAAGGAGGCTTGAGGATGGCCAAAAGGAAGGCTAGTGATTTTACACTAATGATAGCTGTTATATTTTTAGTATTCATTGGTATTGTTATGGTTTTTAGTTCAAGTTATCCAGATGCTTATGGAAAATTTAATGATCCTTATCATTTTTTAAAAAAACAATTACTACATAGTACTGTAGGATTAGTAGCAATGATATTTTTTATGAATTTAAATTATAAACTATTAAACAAATTATCTAAAGTGATTTTTTTAAGTTGTTTAGTTTTAACCGGATTGCTATTTACACCTATGGGTTTAGTACTAAAAGGAGGAAGAAGATGGATTACTTTAGGTTTTACTACTTTTATGCCATCTGAAGCCATGAAGCTAGGATCAAT is drawn from Abyssisolibacter fermentans and contains these coding sequences:
- a CDS encoding stage V sporulation protein D, with the translated sequence MPNVTTKKRILIMLIGIMLLFLLLIARLGQIQIIKGDKLRKEALEQWTRDIPVRPKRGIIYDRNGKIMATNMSVDTIWCRPADVENPKKTAKKLSEILEMDENKVYSLITKKQSLVEIKRWVDKEISNALRKELLKGIEIVDDNKRFYPYGEIACHIIGHTDRDNKGQYGIERTYNEQLEGIAGRWIKTVDARQKELPYGNERLFEAQNGKNLVLTVDETIQHFAEKAAYEALVKNKAKHASIIVMQPKTGDILAMATKPDYNPNDKNTLLYNPDRPWEILSDEEQKIWNEKPWSEKSQQIFDSWRNFPINDNYEPGSTFKIITAAAGLEENVVNKDSKFYCDGYVRQVKSYKPIKCWRYYNPHGSQNFVEGAQNSCNEVFVEVGLRVGAEKMYDYLKAFGFGKKTGIELTGEQYGIAPSSAKNIKEVNLATISFGQGIAVTPIQLVTAVSAVANGGNLMKPRIVKQMVDDEGNVIKENKTEVVRKVLSKETSETMLEILESVVSNGTGKKAYVKGYHVGGKTGTAQKVIDGRYASGKYIASFMAIAPSYDPQICVLVIIDEPTNGIYYGGQIAAPVAGAIVEDTLKYLDIKPEYNEKEREEVNKNNVVVPDVRNKSITEAGKTLGTKGLDYSTDAYDVQKDDLVLDQYPLPGTTVKKGYMIELYVNKKHND
- the mraY gene encoding phospho-N-acetylmuramoyl-pentapeptide-transferase is translated as MIEYKDIIRTVIISFAIMLILGPLIIPLLRRLKVGQSIREEGPKRHLAKSGTPTMGGIMILIALIATTLSSGIHNKDLMVVLIFTLANGFLGFIDDFIKVVLKRNLGLKAYQKLLGQILIAVALAIYQSHNSIIGTKIFIPFTDNYLIDLGPLYVPFIVFVVVGTVNSVNLTDGLDGLASGVTLIVMSFFSLISLKLGYYSLAIFASALTGACLGFLRYNGYPAKVFMGDLGSLSLGGAVAGIAVILNLSLILPIVGGIYFAEALSVIIQVISFKTTGKRVFRMSPLHHHYELKGWSEIKVVVVFWSVTAILCIIGVYGLGYLI
- the murD gene encoding UDP-N-acetylmuramoyl-L-alanine--D-glutamate ligase, translated to MKNKTVLVLGLGITGVSSAKALSSLKAKVVVCDNKTKDQLTKYIDELKDYEICYKLGGMDIELEDIDLIVKSPGVPLDVEVLKKAYEKGIEVVTDIELAYRLCNNKFIAISGTNGKTTTTALLGKILKNNNMNVHVTGNIGVGILWEIVNSNDDDIFVIEASSFQLENTKSFKPKVSVLTNITPDHINWHKSFDNYVKAKKKIYKNQDSDDYTVLNYNDAILNKAKEEIKSNIIFFSSTEKLDEGVYIDGEYIVINMNGNYQRVMKYKDIRMIGKHNLENSLAAICVAWAIGVDFEIIAETLREFKGIEHRFEEVACINGAKYYNDSKGTNPDSSISALEALNKPIILIAGGYDKGSDFEAFIKAFDGKVEALILLGETAKQIQNTAINLGFDNIYKVRDMCEAVNTAYTLSREGSNVLLSPACASWDMYDNFEIRGTHFKKCVEDLRRLEDGQKEG